One genomic segment of Desulfomicrobium sp. ZS1 includes these proteins:
- a CDS encoding OmpA family protein — MSLGKLRKFQSDIDEENPYWLSFSDIMSGLLIIFVLASLVLVLELSQRKALVDEKILERTKAEKVRQEVLAEIKEELRRKGIMVEVSDNDTVLRIPDDQLAFESNEYRVPPQDNYQAAVLEIGRVLYTAITKENRLDLFDTIFIEGHTDKRPSPRNLGNWGLSTFRAISVWNYWNDNLGNDLRLDQLKNHQDAPLFSVSGYGDTRPVNETQETEEDYRRNRRIDLRFTVIHPKLDDILSILD; from the coding sequence ATGAGCTTGGGCAAATTGCGAAAATTTCAATCAGACATTGACGAAGAGAATCCATATTGGTTGTCTTTTTCAGACATCATGTCAGGCCTGTTGATCATATTCGTTTTGGCCTCATTGGTGCTTGTTCTGGAACTTTCTCAGCGTAAGGCCTTGGTCGACGAAAAAATCTTGGAACGCACCAAGGCTGAAAAAGTCAGGCAGGAAGTTCTTGCTGAAATCAAAGAAGAACTGCGGCGCAAAGGCATCATGGTTGAAGTGAGTGACAATGACACGGTGCTAAGAATCCCTGATGACCAGTTGGCGTTTGAATCCAACGAATACCGGGTGCCTCCACAAGATAATTACCAAGCTGCAGTCCTGGAAATAGGTCGGGTTCTTTACACCGCAATCACAAAAGAAAACAGGCTGGACCTGTTTGATACGATATTTATTGAGGGCCATACGGACAAAAGACCTTCTCCAAGAAATCTTGGCAACTGGGGGCTTTCCACATTTCGAGCGATATCAGTCTGGAATTATTGGAATGATAATTTAGGAAATGATTTGCGGCTAGATCAACTCAAAAATCATCAAGATGCCCCCTTATTTTCAGTCAGCGGATACGGAGACACACGACCAGTTAATGAAACTCAAGAGACTGAGGAAGACTACCGCCGAAACAGACGAATCGACCTCAGATTCACGGTCATCCACCCCAAACTCGACGATATCTTGTCAATATTGGATTAG
- a CDS encoding EH signature domain-containing protein, whose protein sequence is MTFGRLKLSMPALRCMEWTERHFSEFSKCSARLSDIAQKAGTTSDAFNISVKNFLKIANSNNIEILYKEIIKPVHVRAITYLLLNNSSFRKKVPISQKLLRALEKPLGRLSNLALLSLVRLWFEYFDRLGPEEILKLFGNFLNDRLEKKAANSNCSTEFQNLYEYGPVIFKKDGPARLVETIPPGSTLNDVFNKPGLQGYESGRFQTICRMLYYIDTLGKIPVGTHHSVLDEVIKRDVYEASYKDNLLIGHKILSIIIDRSPEEDISDSWQNVLLSIAGDPRVPKSSPKYQKWWAFLTQKQISKVCGWLSKVDLKLFLQALEEHGVSSGNTDLQRMFPSRKKFLEGLIKQGLVKHSRLFIGSNADKFFKSIYGYKELPSYARVLDSNRSIIYLHVGNCHMIEGSHSFKLWIFTKLPDDIKILNYTKREFSVSDLSTSIVSECSNKFPNNFYYTSIVHSPSNFNWQHKAISFLRSAGESLDLEEIFTNNEYSLYKKMYGA, encoded by the coding sequence ATGACATTTGGACGATTGAAACTCAGCATGCCTGCGCTGCGCTGTATGGAATGGACAGAAAGGCACTTTTCAGAATTTTCGAAGTGTTCAGCACGTCTCTCTGATATTGCTCAAAAAGCAGGAACAACATCTGATGCATTCAACATATCTGTCAAAAATTTTCTCAAAATCGCTAATTCTAACAACATAGAAATTCTATATAAAGAAATAATCAAACCCGTACATGTCCGAGCAATCACTTATCTCCTTCTAAACAACAGCTCTTTCCGAAAAAAAGTTCCAATTTCACAAAAGCTTCTCCGCGCACTGGAAAAGCCTCTGGGCAGGCTGAGTAATCTTGCCCTATTGTCCTTGGTGCGTCTTTGGTTTGAATATTTTGACAGACTTGGGCCAGAAGAGATCCTAAAGCTTTTCGGGAATTTTCTTAATGACCGATTAGAGAAGAAGGCTGCAAATTCAAATTGCTCAACAGAGTTTCAAAATCTATATGAATACGGCCCTGTTATATTCAAGAAAGATGGTCCGGCGCGGCTCGTCGAGACCATTCCGCCAGGAAGCACACTGAATGATGTTTTTAACAAACCAGGTTTGCAAGGCTACGAATCAGGAAGATTTCAGACTATTTGCCGCATGTTGTATTATATCGATACGCTTGGAAAAATACCTGTTGGCACCCACCATAGTGTGCTTGATGAAGTAATCAAACGCGACGTCTACGAAGCTTCCTACAAAGATAATTTACTTATTGGGCATAAAATTCTGAGCATCATCATCGACCGCTCTCCGGAAGAAGATATTTCAGACTCTTGGCAGAACGTTCTTCTCTCTATCGCGGGTGATCCTCGCGTCCCGAAATCTAGCCCGAAATACCAGAAATGGTGGGCATTTCTCACACAAAAGCAAATTTCAAAAGTCTGTGGGTGGTTATCGAAGGTAGATCTCAAGCTTTTCTTGCAAGCGCTTGAAGAACATGGTGTATCCAGTGGCAACACAGATCTTCAGCGAATGTTTCCTTCGCGTAAGAAATTCCTCGAAGGCCTCATAAAGCAAGGTCTCGTTAAGCATTCAAGACTTTTTATCGGAAGCAACGCAGATAAGTTCTTCAAATCCATTTATGGATACAAAGAGCTTCCATCTTATGCAAGAGTTTTAGATAGCAATAGATCAATAATTTATCTTCACGTTGGAAATTGCCATATGATTGAAGGGAGTCATTCGTTTAAACTTTGGATTTTCACAAAACTCCCGGATGATATTAAAATATTAAATTACACAAAAAGAGAATTCTCTGTTTCTGACCTATCAACATCCATTGTTTCTGAATGCTCTAACAAATTTCCAAATAATTTTTATTATACAAGCATAGTTCACTCACCATCAAATTTTAATTGGCAGCACAAGGCGATTAGTTTTTTAAGATCAGCTGGTGAAAGCTTAGACTTAGAAGAAATTTTTACAAACAACGAATATAGCTTATATAAAAAAATGTATGGTGCGTGA
- a CDS encoding DEAD/DEAH box helicase: MNIFETLSSILKNTKEQKSFQINADSSGLNFFVSKDDFQNLQNADGDNYLLYQFIHLQMLVEQGQASSLPNGFSISTEHAIRLGEEFRALFKLDKQFDGIFSVSISAETFNNSFSLRVIPIRPDGREIQNYRLKGGMLQVTAEESYLLDEPTWSAFMAVHEHTALPPDQRTEHVNLATIQILQHAKEHGVKIDLAHFNDFPIDKANAVQVAAEVAEDGSLRLAPTFNTGHSAQEIASRLGQIRDASNVASLRIGKSIVVLDEQRLRGVREIIEHHTIPKHQVQEFFKSPQAFLDASLVDLDTGFSLRVRGAVKFVHIPIGATDSKGVDWFNLNNLVAPPEVLKGIIKSNEDLEQFRKSLETAQGQGADVIFFDGRNIDISDAPEIERVLQEISNEGFAHAEEIETVVPNESAPETERATIEVEQLAACDVLSMAQNSWHSGELDLSVSPRTPFSYQEHGIRWALGLAKASQQPQGNDRIQGALLADDMGLGKTFMTLMTIAQYGQWQKETGKTIKPTLIVAPLSLIETWEAEVEKSFHVSPFRDQVVLLGARDLGKFKVDGAQRETLQSFDQGDVLGEDAIRFALKAGKDFGLHRLDMPGRLVLCTYQTLRDYQFSFSRIDWGIVAFDEAQNIKNPNTLQTRAAKALKADFKLLATGTPVENSLTDFWCLMDTAQPGLLGTWATFRDTYITPINQAPEDEQDQVRLEIGKKLRDDVGPFMLRRLKSEELDGLPKKRIFTGVIIENKDDLQFDPLLSSTMQGNQLKSYDNILKDFYVLKQSGQAGSKALTALAQLRAISLHPALTSGDGNPVQDPHESAKITCLFNTIQTIKNRNEKVIIFAITKKLQSMLKIWIKKQFGIDAGIINGDTKAVSSSSGAETRKGLIEKFEAKEGFNVIIMSPVAAGVGLTVVGANNVIHLERHWNPAKEAQATDRVYRIGATRDVNIYIPALHHPEHTSFDVLLNKLLMNKVAVSDAVVTPQAVTEMEMTRIFE; encoded by the coding sequence ATGAATATTTTTGAAACACTCAGTTCCATCTTAAAAAATACAAAAGAACAGAAGTCTTTTCAAATCAATGCAGACTCATCTGGACTCAATTTTTTTGTATCAAAAGATGATTTTCAAAATCTACAAAATGCTGATGGAGATAACTATCTTCTCTACCAGTTCATCCACTTACAAATGCTCGTTGAACAAGGACAAGCCTCTTCTTTGCCCAACGGTTTTAGCATTTCCACAGAACACGCAATTCGCTTAGGCGAAGAGTTTAGAGCGCTATTTAAGCTCGACAAACAGTTCGACGGAATTTTTTCGGTTTCCATCTCAGCAGAAACATTCAACAATTCATTTTCACTCAGGGTCATCCCAATCCGACCCGACGGCAGAGAAATTCAAAATTACAGGCTCAAAGGCGGGATGCTTCAGGTCACCGCAGAAGAATCCTATCTCCTTGACGAACCGACTTGGTCCGCTTTCATGGCCGTCCATGAACATACAGCCCTCCCGCCCGACCAACGCACCGAACACGTGAATCTGGCTACCATTCAAATTCTGCAACATGCCAAAGAGCATGGTGTAAAAATAGATTTGGCCCATTTCAACGACTTCCCCATCGACAAGGCCAACGCTGTGCAAGTTGCTGCCGAGGTTGCAGAAGACGGCTCATTGAGACTAGCGCCCACATTCAATACCGGGCACTCTGCACAAGAAATCGCGTCAAGACTTGGGCAAATTCGCGATGCTTCGAATGTCGCGTCCCTTCGAATTGGCAAATCCATAGTCGTACTCGATGAGCAGCGGCTACGCGGCGTACGCGAAATTATCGAACACCATACTATCCCAAAACATCAGGTCCAGGAATTCTTCAAGTCCCCTCAAGCGTTTCTCGACGCGTCTCTCGTCGATCTCGATACCGGATTTTCTCTGCGCGTACGTGGAGCGGTTAAGTTTGTTCATATTCCCATTGGGGCTACCGACTCGAAGGGCGTGGACTGGTTCAACCTGAACAACCTCGTAGCGCCGCCAGAAGTCCTCAAAGGCATCATCAAGTCCAACGAAGATCTAGAACAATTCCGCAAATCCCTCGAAACCGCGCAAGGCCAGGGTGCTGATGTAATTTTCTTTGATGGCCGAAACATCGATATTTCCGATGCACCTGAGATTGAGCGTGTCCTGCAAGAAATTTCCAACGAAGGATTTGCCCACGCTGAGGAGATTGAGACAGTTGTTCCCAACGAGTCGGCGCCAGAGACAGAACGTGCGACCATTGAAGTTGAACAGCTAGCTGCCTGCGATGTTCTGTCCATGGCTCAAAATTCCTGGCATTCAGGGGAATTGGATCTCTCCGTTTCACCACGCACGCCGTTTTCGTATCAAGAACATGGCATCCGATGGGCTTTAGGCCTTGCAAAGGCATCGCAGCAACCCCAAGGCAATGACCGTATCCAGGGAGCGCTGCTTGCCGATGACATGGGCCTGGGCAAAACATTCATGACCCTTATGACCATCGCCCAGTACGGACAATGGCAAAAAGAAACCGGCAAAACTATCAAACCGACTCTCATCGTCGCTCCTCTCTCCCTGATTGAAACCTGGGAGGCCGAGGTTGAAAAATCCTTCCATGTCAGTCCGTTCAGAGACCAGGTTGTTCTTTTGGGTGCCAGAGACTTAGGCAAGTTCAAAGTGGACGGGGCACAGCGGGAAACCCTGCAATCATTTGATCAAGGTGATGTGCTTGGTGAAGATGCTATACGATTTGCGTTGAAAGCGGGAAAGGATTTCGGGCTACACCGCCTGGATATGCCTGGAAGGCTGGTCCTGTGTACGTACCAGACTTTGCGCGACTACCAATTTTCCTTTTCCCGCATTGACTGGGGTATCGTTGCTTTTGACGAGGCCCAGAACATCAAAAACCCAAACACACTCCAAACTCGGGCTGCCAAAGCGCTCAAAGCCGATTTCAAGCTGTTGGCCACAGGCACTCCTGTCGAAAACAGTCTCACAGACTTCTGGTGCCTCATGGACACAGCTCAACCCGGGCTGCTTGGCACTTGGGCTACTTTCCGAGACACGTACATCACTCCCATCAACCAGGCACCTGAGGATGAACAAGATCAAGTGCGTCTGGAGATCGGCAAAAAGCTGCGCGATGATGTCGGGCCATTCATGCTCCGCCGCCTGAAGTCTGAAGAATTGGACGGATTGCCCAAGAAACGAATTTTCACAGGTGTCATAATCGAAAACAAAGACGACTTGCAATTTGACCCCCTGCTCTCTTCAACCATGCAGGGCAACCAACTGAAATCATACGATAATATCCTAAAAGACTTTTACGTGCTCAAACAGTCAGGCCAAGCTGGCAGCAAAGCCCTAACCGCCCTGGCCCAGCTCCGAGCAATATCACTGCATCCAGCGCTCACAAGCGGCGACGGGAATCCTGTGCAAGACCCCCATGAATCCGCAAAAATAACATGCCTGTTCAACACAATTCAGACGATAAAAAACAGGAACGAAAAGGTCATAATATTCGCAATAACCAAAAAACTTCAATCCATGCTGAAAATATGGATTAAAAAGCAATTTGGAATTGATGCAGGGATAATCAACGGAGACACAAAAGCAGTCTCTTCATCCAGCGGAGCTGAAACGAGAAAAGGCCTCATTGAAAAATTCGAAGCCAAGGAAGGCTTTAATGTGATCATCATGTCCCCTGTCGCTGCTGGTGTCGGATTGACGGTAGTAGGGGCTAATAATGTGATTCATCTCGAAAGGCATTGGAATCCAGCAAAAGAAGCACAGGCTACAGATAGAGTTTACCGAATTGGAGCAACCCGTGATGTAAATATCTACATTCCAGCTCTCCACCATCCAGAACATACTTCATTTGACGTGCTCCTAAACAAGTTACTGATGAATAAAGTTGCAGTAAGTGACGCCGTTGTAACGCCACAAGCGGTAACTGAAATGGAAATGACGAGGATATTTGAATAG
- a CDS encoding nuclease-related domain-containing protein — protein MAQLYGLAGKSAFAMGNSRYKDMLSRIALPMLSSLLLIPVAYYLLTHGYLYWGLGVAVFYFVSIKSLEQAGLKLKKRISDADTGAKAEQAVAEALQELPDDYHVFHDLEFPGFNIDHVVLGPNGIFLVETKSQKGNITQENDVLLRNGRKFFKDFLNQCWSQTYSLRDHLGAERLGGLSIKPILCFSRGFVEIRGPVKGVEVLNIRYLRPFILSQRGSLPAQARDQIIPLLAAALSDQAAQPSPMVPQSQTGGIVCPKCFHERTQNDDLHFSAGECPKCGVIYARAHTNTHETHPSAETASNKKLPPIVIALLPFLPRRFPFTLLAAVAMAKGKQTTPNFLWNILALKLAACALAALLLIGAYKTMQATVTSIFNPPQTQTKQAPEKPIPNKQHPIQAVAFPLTHAVSSDNSAQAITFIFEEDRGQNVILLFFDNKAKTLALRACVRPNEKLTTTLPRTDLGYVIVTGPVWQGYEELFGPQSESKKALITLSSQTKTGNVTPIRATSSMFVQKGAQSPLPETRVWVKAAFKNAGGFMKM, from the coding sequence ATGGCTCAACTATACGGCCTAGCAGGCAAAAGTGCTTTTGCCATGGGGAATTCGCGGTACAAGGATATGCTTTCTCGCATCGCCCTACCCATGCTTTCGTCACTGCTCCTAATACCTGTGGCGTATTATCTGCTGACACATGGGTACCTTTACTGGGGTCTCGGGGTCGCTGTCTTCTATTTCGTTTCCATCAAGTCGCTTGAACAGGCAGGGCTCAAGCTCAAAAAACGCATTTCCGACGCCGATACAGGGGCCAAAGCCGAACAAGCCGTCGCCGAAGCCCTGCAGGAACTCCCTGACGATTACCACGTCTTCCATGACCTCGAATTCCCCGGTTTCAACATCGACCATGTCGTACTCGGTCCCAACGGCATTTTCCTGGTGGAGACCAAAAGCCAGAAGGGGAACATTACTCAGGAAAACGACGTCCTGCTCAGAAACGGTCGCAAATTTTTCAAGGATTTTTTGAATCAATGCTGGAGCCAGACCTACTCGCTCCGGGACCACCTGGGGGCGGAGAGACTTGGAGGGCTGTCGATCAAGCCAATCCTTTGCTTCTCGCGGGGATTTGTCGAAATTCGGGGACCCGTGAAAGGCGTTGAGGTTTTAAACATCCGTTATCTGCGGCCATTTATCCTTTCGCAACGCGGGAGTCTTCCAGCCCAGGCAAGAGATCAAATCATCCCCCTTCTGGCCGCTGCATTGTCAGACCAGGCAGCGCAACCCAGCCCGATGGTCCCTCAGTCCCAGACCGGCGGCATTGTCTGTCCGAAATGCTTTCATGAGCGCACACAAAACGATGATCTGCACTTTAGCGCGGGCGAATGCCCTAAATGTGGCGTCATTTACGCACGCGCTCATACGAACACGCATGAAACGCACCCTAGTGCTGAAACCGCAAGCAACAAAAAACTCCCCCCAATCGTAATCGCTTTGCTGCCATTTCTGCCAAGGCGGTTTCCGTTCACTCTGCTTGCAGCCGTTGCCATGGCAAAAGGCAAACAGACAACTCCCAATTTTTTATGGAACATCCTGGCGCTCAAATTGGCAGCATGCGCCCTGGCCGCCCTCCTCTTGATCGGTGCCTACAAAACCATGCAGGCCACCGTGACCAGCATTTTCAACCCACCGCAAACGCAAACCAAGCAGGCCCCTGAAAAGCCGATTCCAAATAAGCAGCATCCAATTCAAGCCGTAGCATTTCCTCTAACCCACGCGGTCTCCTCAGACAATTCGGCCCAGGCTATCACTTTCATCTTTGAAGAAGATCGAGGACAGAACGTCATCCTGCTTTTCTTCGACAACAAGGCCAAAACTCTCGCCCTGCGGGCCTGCGTTCGCCCCAATGAAAAATTGACCACGACGCTCCCGCGTACCGACCTGGGCTACGTCATTGTCACCGGACCTGTCTGGCAGGGCTACGAAGAACTATTCGGACCACAATCAGAATCGAAAAAAGCCCTTATAACCTTGAGTTCTCAAACGAAAACGGGCAACGTTACGCCCATTCGAGCGACATCGAGCATGTTCGTTCAGAAGGGAGCCCAGAGCCCGCTTCCAGAAACGAGAGTTTGGGTTAAAGCGGCATTCAAGAATGCTGGCGGGTTCATGAAGATGTAG
- a CDS encoding SNF2-related protein, translated as MKIIDNINDLLGDDLKTSLRAKSKLKIAASCFSIYAYEALKSELAKIDSLEFIFTAPTFIPTEVTDKLKKERREFFIPKANRERSLYGSEFEIQLRNKLTQRAIARECAEWMRRKANFRSNKTKSSMQQFACIQGPELDTAYMPLHGFTAVDLGYQQGDAVSNIVNRVDEKVFTSTYLQLFDQIWNDPTKLEDVTAAICDHIASVYQENSPERIYFLILYNIFNDFLNDIDEDVLPNDRTGYLDTLVWNKLFNFQRDAAIGIINKLETFNGCILADSVGLGKTFTALAVVKYYELRNRSVLVLCPKKLADNWLNYNRNLTTNIFSKDRFNYDVLCHTDLSRTSGESFGIPLNRVNWGNYDLVVIDESHNFRNNDAVKDRETRYQKLMNQVVRQGVKTKVLMLSATPVNNRFNDLRNQLALAYEGDSENLSKKLRTGRSVEEIFRNAQATFNQWSKLAPEDRTSKAILDSLDFDFFELLDSVTIARSRKHIQTFYDTSDIGQFPERRKPLSFHSPLTGRTDVMSFNEIFEQLSLLKLAVYAPISYILPSRLKKYEDLYDTLVEGGKRRLKQADREQSLQALMTTNLLKRLESSVEAFRLTLTSLQGNHTRTLNKIDSFKAAGVADSVSDWTDSMVNLEAEEDDIPLGDSEIGGKVKINLADMDLPSWEHDLKVDLEVINALLTSMAKVTPKDDSKLQHLKGLILSKIQNPINEGNKKVLLFTAFADTANYLYNNLAPAILTTHGLHTGKVTGKDAPKSTLKKNYDFQSLLTLFSPRAKEKAQVLPKEPAELDLLIGTDCISEGQNLQDCDYLINYDIHWNPVRIIQRFGRIDRIGSINKTIQLVNYWPDISLDEYINLKERVENRMVIADVTATGDDNVLTAKSSEISYRKEQLRRLQEEVIELEDLKTGVSITDLGLNDFRMDLLNYVKTNGDLANVPGGMHAVVPARPSMGLHPGVIFALRNRNDAVNINQQNRLHPYYLIYISNDGQVIANHTEVKTLLDLVRASCKGQSEPIQDVCRLFNQQTDEGRNMKTCSDLLSTAIRSMIDVKEEKDLDSLFSGGKTTALVNTIAGLDDFELVAFLVVQEEG; from the coding sequence ATGAAGATCATCGACAATATTAACGATCTACTTGGGGATGATCTAAAGACATCACTGCGCGCGAAAAGCAAGCTCAAGATTGCTGCATCCTGCTTTTCGATCTATGCTTATGAAGCACTCAAATCGGAGCTTGCGAAGATTGATTCGCTGGAATTCATCTTTACAGCACCGACCTTCATTCCCACCGAAGTCACCGACAAGCTGAAAAAAGAGCGTCGAGAATTTTTTATCCCCAAAGCTAACCGGGAACGCAGTCTCTACGGCTCCGAATTTGAAATCCAGCTGCGAAATAAACTCACCCAGCGGGCCATCGCCCGGGAGTGCGCTGAATGGATGCGGCGCAAAGCCAATTTCCGCTCCAACAAAACAAAATCTTCGATGCAACAGTTTGCCTGCATCCAGGGTCCGGAGTTGGACACCGCATATATGCCATTGCATGGATTCACAGCTGTGGACTTGGGATATCAGCAAGGAGACGCAGTTTCTAATATAGTTAACCGTGTTGATGAGAAAGTTTTTACCTCTACATACCTCCAGCTTTTTGACCAAATCTGGAATGATCCTACCAAACTTGAAGACGTGACAGCAGCGATCTGCGATCATATTGCATCTGTCTATCAAGAAAATTCTCCAGAACGAATTTATTTTCTGATACTTTACAATATCTTCAACGATTTCCTCAATGATATTGATGAAGACGTGCTACCCAACGACCGCACTGGTTATCTGGATACGCTCGTATGGAACAAGCTTTTCAACTTTCAACGTGACGCCGCCATAGGCATTATCAACAAGCTGGAGACCTTTAACGGCTGCATACTTGCTGACAGCGTAGGCCTTGGCAAAACTTTTACCGCCCTGGCCGTTGTAAAATATTACGAGCTACGGAACCGTTCAGTGCTAGTCCTGTGCCCGAAAAAGCTCGCGGACAACTGGCTGAACTACAACCGCAACCTGACGACAAATATCTTCTCCAAAGATCGCTTTAACTACGACGTCCTTTGCCATACGGACCTTTCCCGCACCTCGGGAGAGTCGTTCGGCATTCCTCTGAACCGCGTTAACTGGGGCAATTATGATCTGGTCGTCATCGACGAATCGCATAACTTTCGAAACAACGATGCCGTAAAGGACCGGGAAACCCGCTACCAGAAACTTATGAACCAGGTCGTCCGACAAGGCGTTAAAACGAAGGTTTTGATGCTGTCCGCCACCCCGGTTAATAACCGCTTCAACGATCTGCGCAATCAACTCGCGCTGGCTTACGAAGGCGATTCTGAAAATCTCAGCAAGAAGCTGCGCACAGGCAGATCGGTGGAAGAAATCTTCCGGAATGCCCAAGCGACATTCAACCAGTGGTCCAAATTGGCACCGGAAGATCGGACGTCGAAAGCGATTCTGGACTCCCTTGATTTTGACTTTTTTGAACTACTGGACAGCGTAACTATTGCCCGTTCACGAAAGCACATCCAGACCTTCTACGATACCAGTGATATTGGACAGTTTCCCGAGCGTCGCAAGCCGTTGTCATTTCACTCGCCACTGACCGGGCGCACAGATGTAATGAGCTTCAACGAAATCTTTGAACAACTCTCGCTGCTCAAACTCGCTGTGTACGCCCCAATCAGCTACATTCTGCCCAGTAGACTCAAAAAATATGAAGACCTGTATGACACGCTTGTGGAAGGCGGTAAAAGAAGGCTCAAGCAGGCAGACCGCGAACAAAGTCTACAGGCGTTAATGACGACCAACTTGCTCAAACGTCTTGAAAGTTCTGTTGAGGCGTTTCGACTGACTCTTACAAGTCTGCAAGGCAATCACACTCGCACCTTGAACAAAATCGATTCGTTCAAAGCTGCAGGCGTTGCTGACAGCGTCTCTGACTGGACCGATAGCATGGTCAATCTAGAAGCGGAGGAGGACGATATTCCACTGGGGGATTCGGAGATCGGCGGCAAGGTCAAAATCAACCTTGCCGATATGGACCTCCCTTCTTGGGAGCACGACCTGAAGGTTGATCTGGAAGTTATTAATGCCTTGCTGACCTCCATGGCTAAGGTCACACCCAAGGACGATTCCAAACTCCAACACCTGAAAGGCCTGATTCTTAGCAAAATTCAAAACCCCATCAATGAAGGTAATAAAAAAGTCCTCCTTTTTACAGCCTTCGCGGACACAGCCAATTACCTATACAACAATCTTGCTCCTGCCATATTGACAACACATGGGCTCCACACCGGAAAAGTCACTGGCAAAGATGCGCCAAAATCAACGCTCAAAAAAAACTATGATTTTCAATCCTTGCTGACGCTTTTCTCACCCCGCGCCAAGGAAAAGGCTCAAGTGTTGCCAAAAGAGCCGGCCGAACTGGACCTGCTTATCGGCACCGATTGCATCTCCGAAGGACAGAACCTTCAGGACTGCGATTACCTGATCAACTACGACATCCACTGGAACCCGGTCCGCATTATTCAGCGATTTGGCCGCATCGACCGCATTGGCTCTATAAATAAAACTATCCAGTTGGTGAACTACTGGCCCGATATTTCTCTGGATGAATACATCAACCTCAAGGAACGAGTCGAAAACAGGATGGTTATTGCCGACGTAACGGCCACCGGCGACGACAACGTCCTCACAGCAAAAAGCAGCGAGATTTCATATCGTAAAGAACAGCTCCGCCGTCTGCAGGAAGAAGTGATTGAACTGGAAGATCTAAAGACGGGCGTATCCATCACCGATCTCGGCCTGAACGACTTCCGGATGGACCTGCTGAACTATGTCAAAACCAATGGCGACCTTGCCAATGTGCCGGGTGGCATGCATGCGGTCGTCCCAGCCCGACCCTCAATGGGATTGCACCCCGGTGTCATCTTTGCCCTGCGTAACCGCAACGATGCGGTCAATATCAATCAGCAAAACCGGCTGCATCCCTACTACCTGATCTATATCTCTAACGACGGCCAGGTCATCGCAAACCACACCGAGGTCAAAACACTGCTCGACCTGGTGCGAGCCAGCTGCAAGGGACAATCGGAGCCCATTCAGGACGTCTGCCGACTCTTCAATCAACAAACGGACGAAGGTCGAAACATGAAGACTTGTTCCGACCTACTGAGTACAGCAATCCGTTCAATGATCGACGTCAAGGAGGAGAAGGATCTGGACAGCCTATTCTCTGGCGGCAAAACCACGGCCCTAGTGAACACCATTGCTGGACTAGACGATTTTGAACTCGTCGCCTTTCTCGTAGTGCAAGAGGAAGGATGA
- a CDS encoding DUF4391 domain-containing protein, which yields MTAVLFDYPKNAAFGRVLPKNKIYEHGSPSAAVKQLFVRQIDQIVWQHKLAPETVNLKASKAVPEIQIFSITLKGDELKPEVLQCIDLAIPFPIIFELRFDGKVKPVAAFKRPSEADTSKWVISEYFDGDWTAADSSRKPLPMVFDLEALYGHLLLPLMPYPARPGEDLQVRVERMERIRLKQRELERCEARLRKEKQFNRKVAINADLRELKNELENLTIRSL from the coding sequence ATGACTGCCGTGCTCTTCGATTATCCAAAGAATGCCGCCTTCGGGCGCGTGCTGCCCAAGAATAAAATTTATGAGCATGGAAGCCCAAGCGCTGCCGTCAAGCAGTTGTTTGTCCGGCAGATCGACCAGATTGTCTGGCAGCACAAGCTTGCCCCGGAGACAGTCAACCTGAAGGCATCAAAGGCCGTGCCTGAAATCCAGATCTTCAGCATCACGCTCAAAGGGGACGAGCTCAAGCCCGAGGTGCTGCAATGCATTGACCTGGCCATTCCCTTCCCGATCATTTTTGAGCTTCGGTTCGACGGGAAAGTAAAACCTGTCGCCGCCTTCAAGCGGCCGAGTGAAGCGGATACCAGCAAGTGGGTCATCAGCGAATATTTTGATGGCGACTGGACTGCTGCCGATTCGTCACGCAAGCCCTTGCCGATGGTTTTTGACCTCGAGGCGCTTTACGGCCATTTGCTGCTGCCCCTGATGCCGTACCCGGCACGGCCGGGCGAAGACCTGCAAGTGCGGGTAGAACGGATGGAACGCATTCGGCTCAAGCAGCGGGAGTTGGAGCGTTGTGAGGCCCGACTCCGCAAAGAGAAACAATTTAATCGCAAAGTCGCGATTAACGCCGATCTACGTGAACTGAAAAATGAACTTGAAAATTTGACCATTCGCTCTCTGTAA